The Eleutherodactylus coqui strain aEleCoq1 chromosome 10, aEleCoq1.hap1, whole genome shotgun sequence genome contains the following window.
CACATCCACGGTGGACGTTTCGTTCGAAACCTACAGTGCAGATTGTGCAGGAAATCCTGGACAAAATGGCACAGCATGTAGCACTATTTAATCCAGGGTAATGTGGGAGGGCGGGATGGAGGCCGGGCAGACACCATTATAGTAAGTATGGCCTGTGTGGCGCCTCTTGTTTCCATCATTACACTGATCTGGCATTCCAGTTTGCTTCTCTCAGGgtggaggagaaaaactgaatGCATAACGAtgatgtgaacccagccaaaAGCTGAAATCACCCGGGCGTGTAAATACTCatctgtgaaagaaaaaaaaagctgcatttctTTTCATCTGACTGCAGCTTtgggtgtcttttttttttttgtgtcgccTGTTTTCCATGtctacaacaaaaaaaacagaaactgaccccaattcatttttttctgcatctcttgTCAACAGATCTGTGAAATACGGACATCatctatgtgctattttttctttttgcatgcctgttgacttgaatgggtgagtctTATTTGCAGATCGGCTCACATGTTGTGCTTTGTTCATGAAATCTCTGCCTTAAAAAAACGAATGTGTGAATTGGCGCACTGACTATTTTAGTTCTGTGTGTTGTCAGATTCTAGTCCATTGTAGACCGCAGGAAGCACACAGACCAAAACTACTGTTGTGTGATTtgtctctaagggcttattccaacttgcatatgaaaaaaaaaattggacatgctgcggctgagGAATCCGCGCCATAATGCCACCTTTTCCACGACGGATTCATGCGTATATCgcccaggttttcatgcccggctgatatacgctgtccctctctgtgcaggggaaggaggcaagccgggagtagtgcactgagatcccgcccctcgccactgtttgcaatgagaggagaggggcgtgggcagagctaagttatgccagtcccattgcaaaaagtggagagggggcgggagctcagtgtactgcgcCCAGTCcgcctctcccccctgcagagagagacagcgtatatcggccgggtgtgaaaacgttGGAATAAGACCTCAAGCTGTATTCAtgcaagggattttttttttttttttgccgtgtcAATTTTGTCCAATTCCAAGATGTACAAGACTGATAGTCCAAATTTGAAAAgtcacagcaggtcctatttttgggcgattcttgtTCAAGAGTCACCCGCTATTTTCTATGGAAGCATTAATAAACGGATCACATTCACATACTTCTTGATTTGCATGTGATGTATTTTTAGGTTATGCTAACAAGGGGGACTGCATGAACAATAAAACAGCGAGTGCAGAGCAGTGAAAATGGTGCaaatcacgggggggggggggggagcatgaaAATCACACCGAATATGGTCAGTTGTTTATCGAACAAAATCGCACTCCGCCATCTGAATACCGCcttaggaacctttcacacaggaaGGAATTGTCCGTAGGATGCAgcgcagatgcagattttgttgcgtttgTAATTGCAGAATGTGTCTTgtggaacagatttttttttttttacgcagcttTTAATTGCGTGGAAGGTCCCTTGGGGCTCAGAATCTCCAGGTGAGGAACTTCAATTAAATCAATCCATTTTGATTGGTTATATAGCTCCaacgtattccacagcgctgtacagaaATATCCGCCATTCGTAAGTGAGAAGCTGCCCTGTCAGCTCGCGCGTCCTGTATGAGCAGTTGCTGGTCTCCAGTTTATTTCTTGCTCGTCTCCATCCTCCCACTTTTGACGACTTTTTTGTAGTTTGGTAGTTTTGGCATTTTCCTTCGTCTGTATATAATAAGCGCTTGTCTCTCATCATTGTCCTTAACCTTGGGGATGCACAGATATGGCTACCGGGGTCGGGATTGTCGCAGcaacctctacatcctcccatCCGGAGAGTTGTTGTATTTTACAGCAGCCGTATGTGTCCTGTACGACCCCACGGCCGGCACACAGAGACACTACCGGGGTCACACTGATGACATCAAAAGGTGAGGCTAGGAATGATTGTCAGCTCTTTCATGGGATGACTGAACCCCTTTTTCTACATTCATGTTGGATTTCCTCATTATGTAATTAGAACTAaaggatttatttccaccttccagTCTTGCCGTCCATCCGGACTCTGTAACAATCGCTAGCGGGCAAGTGGCAGGTAATTCACAGGATGGAAAGGTGAGTGCAAGATGACAACAGCCCTGCCTTATTTTCCTACTTTGTCTCCACGTAACCGTGATTGCATTGCTGCCCGCAGTCTCTGCCCCCCCATGTCCGCATCTGGCACTCCGTCAGCCTGTGTACTCTTCACGTGATTGGGGTTGGACATTTCGACAGAGCGGTCACTTGCCTGAGTTTCTCCAAAGCGGTGAGTAATGTTATGGCCTCTTGAATGGCATAACACCTATACCGCTCGCATAATATGACCcctgcgcctttttttttttttttgtgctctgCAGGATGGCGGCAGTCATCTGTGCGCATGTGATGAATCTGGAGACCACGTTTTGTCGGTCTGGCAGTGGCAGCGTGAGTTGAAGGTGACAGAAGTCAAGGTACGAGATTTCTTCAGATTGTTAAATATTATATGTCAAACGTATCAAAGCGTTAACGGAGACCTTTCGACTGTCGCCAGTGTTCTACAGAGCCCGTGCTCGCCACCATTTTTCACCCAACAGAACCCAACCTGATTATAACTTGTGGGAAGTCCCAGCTGTATTACTGGAGCCTGGAAGGGCCCCCGGCCGGAGGGGGTGCTGGTGCAATGGCCACTCTGAGCAAGAGACAGGGAGTTTTTGAGGTAAGATGTCAAAGCGAAGTAGGAAAGTCAAAAATTGTGGGCTTGTCCGGGATGAGCAGCAAAGTGAATGTGGACCACACTGGTTAATGGGCTGCTTCGCCTCCACAGAAACACGAGAAGCCGCGCTTTGTCCTGTGTGTGGCATTTGCTGAGAATGGAGATGTGGTGACCGGCGACTCTAACGGCAATCTGTATATATGGAGCAAAGGTAAGAAGACTGGTGGACAGTTCCACTGAAGGCTTCATAGTGACGTCCGTGATTCCTGGAATGTGTACATCTGTCTCTTTCAGGCAGCCATAGGATCTCCCAGGCTGTTGTCGGTGCTCATGATGGTGGAGTCTTTGCTTTATGTGTGTGCAGAGACGGCACGCTGTTATCTGGAGGAGGCAAGGATGGAAGAATCGTACTGTGGGACCGAGAGTATAAGAAAGTGCGGGAGACTCGGGTATGAAGGGCAGAGACTGGATGGAGGATGGAGCTGCCTGCGGGATGGACAAATTATGTTACTTACCATTTTCTTCTTAGATTCCAGAATGTTATGGCCCGGTACGAACCATTGCTGAAGGGCGAGCAGGAGACATACTGTATGTTGGCACCACGAAGAACTGTGTGATGAGCGGCAGCCTGGAGAACGGACTCAGCTGCTTAATCCAGGTAGTGAATTGTAGGCTGTGCCACACAGATACCGGCCAGTCCCCGGCCTCAGAATGGTTGGGAGATATGGCAAAGGTCTATCAGTTCAGAGGGAATCTTTTTCTCTCCGGTTTGCTTGGGTCCCTCAGTCTGTGTAATGGATCAAGATATTCTAATGTCTGGAGTGGGATGTCACACATAATGTGCCACCAACATGTTTCTTGTCCTTTTGATTCAGGGTCACACAGATGAACTGTGGGGTCTCAGCTGTCACCCATCTCTTGATCTGTTTCTTACCTGCGGCCATGACAAACTGGTTCATCTCTGGAACAGCAAAAGCCACGAGCCTGTGTGGACCACCACCCTGGAGGTGAGAACAGGGAGGGGGGCTGTTCTGCAGACGTACGTCATGTGCTCGTCCCCTATGTCCCCAGAATTGTATGACATCCAAGACCTTATATAgagaaaatatgtcatacctGCAGATAACGTATGGAAGTGTGACACATTCCCAGTGCTATCTGCATTTCTCTCTATACTGATCCTCCATGACAATAGGTGAACAtctatatggatgtatacagtgAAATGTATATTGTGGGGATCTATGTATTAACATACGTAGTAcattaggccgaatgaagacaatgcatCTGTTTCAATCACCTCTAGTGAATCTGTACACAGTGATGCCTATAAGTGATGCCCTCTGGTAATTCCTGGTTCCCGCTTGATAACTTCTCGCTATATGTGGCCACCTACAGTGCATTCGAAAAGTCTTCAGACCATTTCacgttttttacattttgtaacaTTGTGGACTtgttcccccatcattctgcactcagtacctcataatgacaaagtgtcaacagaatgttagaaatcgtaaattaaaaaaaaaatgaaaatctttgccctaagtattcacaccctctaCTCTGTACTTAGTTGAAGCGATTCCAGTCGTCTTGGGTataatgccacaaggtttgcacacctggatttggggattttctgccctctgtcaggttggagggggccgtctgtggacagacgTTTTCTGGTCACTCCAGAGATGTTGGATTTGGTACAAGTCGAGGCTCTGGCTGAGCCACTCAAGgatattcacagagttgtccctaagcccctcctgtgttgtctcaGATTTATGCTTAGGGTCATtggcttgttggaaggtgacccttctgcccagtctggggTCCCctgcgctctggatcaggttttcattaagaatatctctgtactttcctCCATTCagatttccatcaaccctgactggtctccctgtccccagcatgatgctgccaccaccaggcttcactgtagggatggtattggcaggtgatgagcggcgcctggtttccgcCAGACAGAATGCTTAGAGGtcaaaaagttccatcttggtttcatcagaccatagAATCTTGACTATTGTTTTCTTGATCACCCCTCTTATCAAGGCCCTTCTCTTAAtttggtgggtcggcagctcCAGGAAGAGTTCTGGTTATTCTTCCATGTAAGAactatggaggccgctgggctcttgggaactttcactgcagcagaaatgtttagtagccttctccagatttgTGTCTCCACACAATCTTGTCTCTGAGCtccacaggcagttctttcctcctcatggcttgattttggctctgatatgcattatgAGCTGCGAgatcttatatagacaggggggtcTTTTGTGTTCAATCCACTGAATCCAATCAAAGTGTATAAAATATCTCATAGATGATCAAGATAAATGGGAGGCCCCAGAGCTGAATTTCAAGTGTTATACcggagggtgtgaatacttatgtcagtgcaaaatggcagtttttcatttttttaaaatttacaaagatttctaaccttTTGTTCTCACTTggagtactgagtgcagaatgatgagcAAACAAGCCCACAGCATGTAAGAAAGTGAAAGGGTCTTTACAAATGCATTGTATAGCACAGGAAGCTGCAGTCACTCCAGAACGCAGCCAATCATTacgggagatgggggggggggggggagaaactgaTTTCAGGACAAGCAGCTTTATTATTACTGACTCATGGCTAGTATGATTTACCAGTGAGGAAACAAAGTAGAGAATTCTGCATTTTGCTGAGGGTTCAGTATGATGTGATAGACCTCTGGGTGTCATTCTAGGGCAGCAGTGGAGGTCTCTCACACTGATCCAGCGGTCTGCCATGTCACCTGCATAATCAACGCATCTTCTCCATGTCCCGTGTATACCACATTCATACACATGTATGTTTCTGTACTTCTCCAGGACTCTGCTAGAGTGGCCGGATTCCATCCATCTGGTAATGTTGTAGCAGTGGGTACCACAGCGGGGAGGTGAGTGACCGTATATAGATATATTATACTGTCAAGTAATAATCTTAATACACGTCCTGCGCTGTGTGTCTGCTTAGCAGAGCGACAGACATTCGCTTAGTGTCAGGGTGCATTTTTACGGACATATGCATATTTCAGTACGTGATTCTTTGCCTATCGGCAGTCTTCATGTGTGCTTGAATACGCAGATTTTCTGCATATTTCCTTgcacccattgattgcaataggGTATTACAAAAGTTGCGTAAAAAATACGCAGCTGTGaatgcacccattgaaatcaatggcctctATTCACAGCGTAACACGAGCGTAAAAAATACGCACATAATACTCTGCATATTTATGCTtgtatgaataagccctcagagcggGACGGCAGACACTTGCGGCTCAGTCTTATCGTCTTCCTTCGCAGGTTCCTGGTCTTGGACACTCAGTCACATGTTATAGTGACAACCTTTTCAGATGCGGGGGAGCAGATCAGCGCCATCAGCTACAGTCCTGGTAGGGTTCCAGTCCTGCACCCTGCTTCTCTCTCTGGGTATCCTTGTGTTTTACCATCCTTTTATCCTACAGACGGACAGTATTTGGCGGTTGGGTCACACGACAACTTTATCTACCTGTATGAAGTGGCTGAAGAGGGACGAGAGTACAGACGGGTGGGAAAGTGCTCGGTGAGTGTGAGGAAGACTCTGTGATTGTCCTTTTAGATTTGAGGGGCCATTGAGGCCTGGAATGAGTAGCTTAACTGCACCTGCATAGAGGAACGCATGTGCACCAGACGATGTGTACCGTACAAGCCGCTGTGTATTTGCAGCTGGTTTATAAATAAGATGGTCTTGTTCTTTACAGGGTCACTCCAGCTACATCACACACCTGGACTGGGCGTCTGATAGTTCCAGCT
Protein-coding sequences here:
- the EML2 gene encoding echinoderm microtubule-associated protein-like 2 isoform X1, which translates into the protein MSESGAGGSSVYDTSSLLQYCNDDGLSGPSAMDTDDRISNLEQRLQLQEDEMQVLRAALSDALRRLRVCEERGDPLRGRQGPHIVKPPPRSSQNGMTSRRRSGMSTSPSSPKKGGTPAFSKSVRRSLSPERLSFVKGVMSDARSRILVSTGGRRDGKSKQVVFYPEEGVVKLYLRGRSVPLYVPDSLVASYSLEAKAELPPRELHLEWVYGYRGRDCRSNLYILPSGELLYFTAAVCVLYDPTAGTQRHYRGHTDDIKSLAVHPDSVTIASGQVAGNSQDGKSLPPHVRIWHSVSLCTLHVIGVGHFDRAVTCLSFSKADGGSHLCACDESGDHVLSVWQWQRELKVTEVKCSTEPVLATIFHPTEPNLIITCGKSQLYYWSLEGPPAGGGAGAMATLSKRQGVFEKHEKPRFVLCVAFAENGDVVTGDSNGNLYIWSKGSHRISQAVVGAHDGGVFALCVCRDGTLLSGGGKDGRIVLWDREYKKVRETRIPECYGPVRTIAEGRAGDILYVGTTKNCVMSGSLENGLSCLIQGHTDELWGLSCHPSLDLFLTCGHDKLVHLWNSKSHEPVWTTTLEDSARVAGFHPSGNVVAVGTTAGRFLVLDTQSHVIVTTFSDAGEQISAISYSPDGQYLAVGSHDNFIYLYEVAEEGREYRRVGKCSGHSSYITHLDWASDSSSFMTNSGDYEILYWDPDSGKQIVSAESVRNVDWENASCTLSFHVLGIWPDGADGTDINAVIKSHDRKLVATGDDFGGVRLYSFPCVVPRAPSSKYSGHSSHVTRVSFLHNDSALISVGGKDCTVLQWMVM
- the EML2 gene encoding echinoderm microtubule-associated protein-like 2 isoform X2, which encodes MKKASSKSKQVVFYPEEGVVKLYLRGRSVPLYVPDSLVASYSLEAKAELPPRELHLEWVYGYRGRDCRSNLYILPSGELLYFTAAVCVLYDPTAGTQRHYRGHTDDIKSLAVHPDSVTIASGQVAGNSQDGKSLPPHVRIWHSVSLCTLHVIGVGHFDRAVTCLSFSKADGGSHLCACDESGDHVLSVWQWQRELKVTEVKCSTEPVLATIFHPTEPNLIITCGKSQLYYWSLEGPPAGGGAGAMATLSKRQGVFEKHEKPRFVLCVAFAENGDVVTGDSNGNLYIWSKGSHRISQAVVGAHDGGVFALCVCRDGTLLSGGGKDGRIVLWDREYKKVRETRIPECYGPVRTIAEGRAGDILYVGTTKNCVMSGSLENGLSCLIQGHTDELWGLSCHPSLDLFLTCGHDKLVHLWNSKSHEPVWTTTLEDSARVAGFHPSGNVVAVGTTAGRFLVLDTQSHVIVTTFSDAGEQISAISYSPDGQYLAVGSHDNFIYLYEVAEEGREYRRVGKCSGHSSYITHLDWASDSSSFMTNSGDYEILYWDPDSGKQIVSAESVRNVDWENASCTLSFHVLGIWPDGADGTDINAVIKSHDRKLVATGDDFGGVRLYSFPCVVPRAPSSKYSGHSSHVTRVSFLHNDSALISVGGKDCTVLQWMVM